ATTTCAGCTGCTAATTGGCCTAGACTTTCTCTGAGGGTATTGCATTCTTCATGCAGAAGAGCCGCTCGGGTCTCCAGCTGCTGCCTGCTCGTCTCCAGCTCCTCTTCGCCTTGTGATTCAAGAATGCCCGTGAGCTCTGTTACGTGGCTGCCTCCTGCCAATGATTCAAGGAATTCTTCGGCAGCAGCTTGCTCCTGAAGCAGAGCGGCATACCGCTCCACCTTCCTCTGCAGAGAGCGCAGCTGCTCGCCGCTTTCAGAAGACGCCTCCTGAAGCAGGGCATCGATACGCGCCTGGACGAGTTCAAGCTGCCGTTCCAGCACCTTGTACTGCTCACTGCTCTCCGAAAGCAAAAGCAAAAACTGCTCTTTATGGGAGAGAAGCTTGCGCTGCTCTCGCTCTTCTTCTTTCCACCGCTTAAGGAGAAGGGGGAAATCGCGTTTCTGTTGCGGCTGTACTTGCAAGCAGGACATCACATCATCTTCAAACTGCTGAATAAGCTTTCCAAGCTGCTCGCGCTTTCCTTCTGCCTTACGCAGCTGGCGGAGCAGCTCGTGTCCCTGTTCAACAGCTTGCACGGTTTCCAGCGCCGCTTCAGGAGAAAGCTCCTCATGCAAATCGCGTCCTCTTAGCCACTGCTTCCACTGATCCTGCACGGCATCGGTCATCAAATCGTACTCTCGCAAATCATGGAGCAGCTGCTCCTCCTGTTTGGCAAGAATGTGCCACTCATGACGCGAATCCGCTAGCTTTTCCGCCTTGAGCTTCAGCTCTCCGCTTAATCGCTGCTTCTGTTCCGCTTCTCTGATCCAAGCATCAAGCTGGGGCTCAAACTCACGAAGAAAGGCCGAGAATGGCGATGTCGAGGTACCTCTGCTGCTGCTGGTACTGGTGTCAGTGCTTCTCGTGCCGTTACCTGTGTATCGGCTTGTAGCTGAACCGCTCCTGGCGGCATCAACGATGCCAATTAACGGACTCGCGCCTTCAGCAGCTGCTGCTGCCTCCTGAACGGAAAGCTTGGAGAGCCGTGAGTTCGTCAATGAGCTCCCCGTGTGTCCTGGCTGTTCGGGCAGTTCAGACTCATGTAGCCCTGAGTGTCTGGACAACCTTGAAGAATCTGCCTGGCCGGACAATCTTGACTGTCCTGGCTGTTCGGACAGCTCAGACTCAGGTAACCCTGAGTGTCTGGACAGCCTTGAAGAATCTGCCTGGCCGGACAGCTGCTTCTCAATTTGCTCGCGCAGTCTTGCCTCCAAGTCCGTCAGCTGGTCGTTCAGCCTGCCAAGCTCCGAGCCGGGCCCCCCTCGTGACTCGACGCTGGATAAAGCGAGTGATCGGGAG
This genomic window from Paenibacillus hexagrammi contains:
- a CDS encoding AAA family ATPase; its protein translation is MKRQQKAAELGGLQLQMRREQELIQALEIELKKKGIPLVSADYGLENDEMAVLQHLAKDYSRWRMLMKDAEHQQEREADRLQHLRMAEELSVQGKVKLRQMLLRLSFAAAVMAVLLPLWLILEGDIAAGAIAFLLLAGGSVYLWIASRPEAKKRSSRSLALSSVESRGGPGSELGRLNDQLTDLEARLREQIEKQLSGQADSSRLSRHSGLPESELSEQPGQSRLSGQADSSRLSRHSGLHESELPEQPGHTGSSLTNSRLSKLSVQEAAAAAEGASPLIGIVDAARSGSATSRYTGNGTRSTDTSTSSSRGTSTSPFSAFLREFEPQLDAWIREAEQKQRLSGELKLKAEKLADSRHEWHILAKQEEQLLHDLREYDLMTDAVQDQWKQWLRGRDLHEELSPEAALETVQAVEQGHELLRQLRKAEGKREQLGKLIQQFEDDVMSCLQVQPQQKRDFPLLLKRWKEEEREQRKLLSHKEQFLLLLSESSEQYKVLERQLELVQARIDALLQEASSESGEQLRSLQRKVERYAALLQEQAAAEEFLESLAGGSHVTELTGILESQGEEELETSRQQLETRAALLHEECNTLRESLGQLAAEISALEQGTAQADRRLQAETVRSSMGRLVDQYAAASFASLLIKKARDVYERERQPDVLLRAGAYFAIMTDGKYRWIKAPFGEQRLVAVRESGQAVDTSQLSRGTAEQLYLSMRFALAEEYAGRVVLPLVMDDILVNFDEKRMESCLKVIEELSRRHQILLFTCHSHVRDAAAKLIATCQLIDL